Proteins encoded within one genomic window of Dyadobacter chenhuakuii:
- a CDS encoding type II toxin-antitoxin system HicA family toxin has product MGKFDKLILKLLSGSADSNFSFDDLRLILLNLGFTEKTTGGSHRIFYKENIVEIVNIQPDGSKAKSYQVKQVRGIILKYKLVSYE; this is encoded by the coding sequence ATGGGGAAATTTGACAAGTTAATATTAAAGTTGCTTTCTGGATCGGCTGACAGCAATTTTAGTTTTGATGACTTGAGATTAATTTTATTAAACCTGGGTTTTACGGAAAAGACAACAGGAGGCAGCCATAGAATTTTTTATAAGGAAAATATTGTGGAAATTGTAAATATCCAACCTGATGGTAGTAAAGCTAAATCATATCAGGTGAAACAGGTAAGAGGGATTATTTTGAAATACAAACTTGTAAGTTATGAATAG